DNA sequence from the Pseudophryne corroboree isolate aPseCor3 chromosome 6, aPseCor3.hap2, whole genome shotgun sequence genome:
ACGGTTGTGGGTACTGTATGTATGACCAGTATAACGGTTGTGGGTACTGTATGTATGACCAGTATAACTGTTgtggttactgtatgtacagtatggccaGTATAACTTTTGTGGGTACTGTATGTTTGACCAGTATAACTATTGTGGGTACTGTATGTACAGGATGACCAGTATTACTGTTGTGGTTACTGTATGTATGACCAGCATAACTGTTGTGGGTACTGTATGTATGACCAGTATAACTATTGtgggtactgtatgtacagtatgaccaGTATTACTGTTGTGGTTACTGTATGTATGACCAGTATAACGGATGTGGGTACTGTATGTATGACCAGTATAACGGTTGTGGGTACTCTATGTATGACCAGTATAACGGTTGTGGGTACTCTATGTATGACCAGTATAACTGTTGTGGGTACTGTATGTATGACCAGTATAACTGTTgtggttactgtatgtacagtatgaccaGTATAGCTGTTCCGGGTACTGTATATATGACCAGTATAACTGTTgtggttactgtatgtacagtatgaccaGTATAGCAATTGTGGGTACTGTATATATGACCAGTATAACTGTTGcggttactgtatgtacagtatgaccaGTATAACTGTTGTGGGTACTGTATGTATGACCAGTATAACTATTGTGGGTACTATATGTACAGTATGACCAGTATAGCTGTTGTGGGTACTGTATGTATGACCAGTATAACTGTTGTGGGTACTGTATGCATGACCAGTATAACTGTTGTGGTTACTGTATGCATGACCAGTATAACTATTGTGGGTACTATATGTACAGTATGACCAGTATAGCTGTTGTGGGTACTGTATGTATGACCAGTATAACGGTTGTGGGTACTGTATATATGACCAGTATAACTGTTgtggttactgtatgtacagtatgacctGTATAACTGTTGTGGTTACTGTATGTATAACCAGTATAACTATTGTGGGTACTGTATGTATGACCAGTACAACTGTTgtggttactgtatgtacagtatgaccaGTATAACTGTTGTGGGTACTGTATGTATGACCAGTATAACTATTGTGGGTACTGTATGCATGACCAGTATAACTGTTGTGGGTACTGTATGCATGACCAGTATAACTGTTGTGGTTACTGTATGTATGACCAGTATAACTGTTGTGGGTACTGTATGCATGACCAGTATAACTGTTGTGGTTACTGTATGCATGACCAGTATAACGGTTGTGGGTACTGTATGTATGACCAGTATAACTGTTgtggttactgtatgtacagtatgaccaGTATAACTTTTGTGGGTACTGTATGTATGACCAGTATAACTATTGtgggtactgtatgtactgtatgaccAGTATTACTGTTGTGGTTACTGTATGTATGACCAGCATAACTGTTGTGGGTACTGTATGTATGACCAGTATAACTATTGTGGGTACTGTATGTAGAGTATGGCCAGTATTATTGTTGTGGTTACTATATGTATGACCAGTATAACGGTTGTGGGTACTGTATGTATGACCAGTATAACGGTTGTGGGTACTGTATGTATGACCAGTATATACAATATGTCAGAATGTGACTAGGACATAacggcagtgctgtaactaggcattttagcgatgtgtgcaagaaacgacattggcgcccccacatgcaagacaggggcagtgcgcgccgtaggcgcacaaaaaatatagaggGGCGtgactttatggggaaggggcgtggccacaaaataatagcaattcatactacggtgcacagtagtctccattattcaaattacgctgcacagtagcgccactacaccaggtagagacccttttatacattacagcagacagcgtccccctttttacacattacagcagacagtccccctctttacacattacagaagacagcgtccccctttttacacattacggcagatggtgtccccctttatacacattgcagcagccagcgtccccctttttacacattgcagcagccagcgtccccctttttacacattgcggcagccagtccccctttttacacattgcggcagccagtccccctttttacacattgcggcagccaggccccctttttacacattgcggcagccagtccccctttttacacattgcggcagccagtccccctttttacacattgcggcagccagtccccctttttacacattgcggcagccaggccccctttttacatattacggcagatggtgtacccctttttacacattgcggcagccggtcctcctttttacacattacggcagccagtccccctttttacacattgcggcagccaatccccctttctacactttgcggcagccagtccccctttttacacattgcggcagccaggccccctttttacacattgcggcagccaggccccctttttatacattgcggcagccagtccccctttttacacattgcggcagccaggccccctttttacacattgcggcagccaggccccctttttacacattgcggcagccagtccccctttttacacattgcggcagccagtccccctttttacacattgcggcagccaggccccctttttacacattgcggcagccatgccccctatttacacattatggcagacggtgtccgagagagagagagagagagagagagagagagagagagagagagagagagatacttaccatctgcctgctgacaggctcctcgtgcagcttcctcggtgcaggcaggtgagaaggaggaggagggagagggactggagccgcagcagcgctatgtaattggtagtatgcgccgctgcagcagtcccctcttcttccgtattggctgcctggcgctgctgtggatgctgggatggaggaaccacatcccagcatccacagcagtgccaggcagccaatacggaaggagagggggctgctgcagcggcgcttactaccaatgaaatagcgctgctgcggctcccgtccccctccctcctcctccttctcacctgcctggcgctgctctcttctccctccacagcgcggtggcgcacagcacagaacaggcggcatgtaatgagtcaatttaactcattacatgccgctggccgtgcgccctcagggcaactgcgctgtgtgcaaagcccacttggcacacacgtagttacggccctgcataacGGGGCACAGCAGAGGCAagacccccccttccctgcagcctagggCTCAGTAAGGACACTTCCATTAGAAAAATGGCCTTGGTGTAAAAGGTGTATGAGTGAGCATACCAACCTCATCTTTGGAAAGGAACCTGTTGCCatgatacttaggggtctatttactaagccttggatggagataaagtggatggaaataaagtaccagccaatcagctcctgccatttttcaaacccagcctttaacatgttagttaggagctgattggctggtactttatctccgttgactttatctccatccaaggattagtaaatagaccccttaatctgttACGTCCTATTAGTATTattgtattttatttaaaaaaataatccaaGTCTGATGGATTAATCTTCACACCCTCACAACTGCAATAAAACAGACTGATACATTTATCAATGTAATCAGGGGTGTTTCATGGGCTAAGATACAGCTGGACAAATGGAAGTTCCCTTTCATATATTGGTTTTCAATAACTGTCAAGAAATCATGGATAAAGTATTAAACAGACATGGTTAGGCAGTCTATGTGAAGTCTAATTTTATAAAACTATTGAGTACCAATTTATAGCTAtactgacatgttaaaacacaatatgaaacagtggttctcaaactgtgtgcctcaggtcacttgcaggggagccttggactggtggtccaggaccaatttaaattatttatggtcaatgtaataggcaaacccagtgctggttgctgctaccacacaattgaacctaaggatgatatataaattataaacacaattcatttaatatttctttctaaatttcattGTGCCTGTCATCGCTCATTGTgttgacattaaaaaatgttgacATATCATCTGTCAACATTGTGAACATATCATATAACAACCCCTCTGGGAGAACATTAAAATGATCTTCAAAATCCATATACACGAGGACAAAAGTAGTGGCACACAACGTTCCTTATATTGTGATGGCTCCCAGTGATTTGTTCCACCCTTGGTAAATTCAGCCCTTTTTATTGACCAGTTTGACGTAATCTGCACCAAAAATTACACTTGATTTGACTTGACGTTACTGTTATTTGAACCATCTCCCTTTAACAAAACTGTACACTTACATTTTTATTCTATGTTACCAGGGTATTGGTATAATAGAAAGGCACAAATCATTAAAATATTAAGAGTACATTTATTGTGCTTATACTTGTATGGTttactaaagcagtggttctcaaactgtgttccgtggcaccctggggtgcctcaggacacatacaggggtgccctggattaGTGGTCCAGGAACCAAATAAAATTATTGATAGTCAATGTAattggcaaaatcagtgctggtggctgtcaatcataacatatgtggacgaacagagagggtaattcagacctgatcgctagggtgcattttttgcagccctgcgatcagatagtcaccgcctacaggggggaggGGTAAAGCCTTTGCTAGTGTGCGTTTGCTtatttagcagagctgcacaaacatcagtttgtgcagtctctgcgcagcccaggacttactcaaccgctgcgatggATTCCTGGTGATagggcccggagctgacgtcagacaccctccctgaaaacgcttgggtgagcctgcgtttttccggacactcctgcaaAAACGGTCATTTGAAacccacaaacacccactttctgtcaatcacctttcgaTCGCCCCGTGTGATCAGTTTTtttacaccatcccgtcgctaggcaccgatgcccggtgctgttGTGCACCGTgccggcgcattgcagtgcatatgcatgcgcagttcagagctgattgcccgctgtgcgaaaacgcacagcagtgatcaggtctgaattacccccagaagccaatcttgtccctcactacacaattaaacctaaggatgacatataaacacaatttacttaatttagtatttttttctaaaattctcaataagaaacttttggcttaggggtgctatgaaaaaaattctgatactctagggctccgGGATTCaaacaagtttgagaaccactgtactaaagAGAAGAGCCATCTTCAGTTCAGACAGATTCAGTGCTGAAGATACAGGTCTAAGCAATTTGTCATATAAAACTTTTGGAAGTGTTCCATGGTAGAACTCACTGAAGATAACAAGATCAATTCACATGAAAACCTCCAACATTTAATGTAGTTTTCCATATTTCTCATTGACCTATAGGGGAACATGAAAGGTGGTTGTACTGCTGAACATATCTCATCACCATTTATATTGTCCATGTGTTGCAGCTTGGACAATTATAACTCAAGAGATACTGTACTCTGTTCACCAGATTTGTATCATGGATTTCTGGTGATTTAAGGGCTCATCGTGTGCCCTGAGCCTACCTGCAAACCAATCCACAAGAACTGCCTCAACAGCAATCCAGTAACTACAGTACAACGGCCTTTGGGCTGAGCTGAAAAATAGGGCACTGGACCCAAAGACAAAAAATTTGCTTGGTATGGTGATGCAGGTCAACATATGTTCCTACATGGAAAGGTATGATATGTGTAGGATCCTGTTCATATGAAGATGCTCAAAAGATGGGGTCATATGTACATTCCTGAGCTGAAAATGAATACAATAGCCTCCAACGAACTTGGGTTGACCACCTGAAAATCTGCGTTTCGAAGTGGCCTAAAGATCTCCTGCAGTTTACACTACAGTCATTTCTATCTGTCAAGGTTTTGGGCACATTACCAATATAAATTAGTCACAATGAAAGTGAAACTAGCACTCTGCTAGCTACAGGTTTTCACAGCCTCAGTGAAATCCGGCCAGAGCTTCAGCAGCTCATCTGGTGTAAAGCGGTGAACTGTAATGAGCTTTGCAAACTGGCATCTGCTGTACTCAATCTTTTCCCCTAAAAACCAGTTTCCTGCTGGCTTGCTGATTTGAATCCCTATTTTTTCCAAACAAATTCCCACAAAAACATCTTCGAAAGGGAATATGTTTAAGGACTCTGCTTGCATGTAAATCTTTTCCGCAAGGTCCCCAGATAAGACGTAACCTGTGCCAGAGCAGTAGGGTGGGTAAATATTTTTGGAGTAAGCCTCGAATGACACATACCACTTGCTGCCTTTGTCTCTGAACGGTGGACCTCCAATTACAACCAGCCCTGTAAAATAATTCACTCTGGGAGGAGTTTTTGGCTGCAAGACTTTCTCCACAAGAAACCAAGGGTTGAAGAACATGTCCGTGTCAATTTTCATAACGTAACTGACACCAGGACATAAGCGGCTGGTCCACTCCATACCCATCAAAGTCTTGAGAGTGAGATTGTTGTAGGAGTCTATAAAGTCTTGCTGTATGATATCATGAAACATGGAGCTCTCCTGTATCACCTTCTCTTGAATTCCATTTTCATTGCTAGTTGGCCTCCCCAGCAGAAAAAGTCTTGTGATATGGACACCCTCCATCAAAGTCTCATTGGCCCAAGTCTTCCTCAAAACATTTCTTGTCTGGGTTTCTTCAGGTCTTGAAGGAATGAGCAGCAGTAAAAATGGTGGACCACTTGTACATTTTTTGTCCTCTTCTATGAGGTAGGGAAACATGGCTGTAGACCGCTTCCAGGGAACTGAAGTGGTATTGGGGAATGAAAAGATATCTCTGCGTGTCTTGATCGTACTGTGATATATATAGGAAAGCAGCATAACAAAGATGACAAAAATGGCACTTTTTGATCTCCTTTTCCAGTGACCGCAACATAGATGAGCAGcagatggattttttttttctgaggGGATTCCTGCAACAAGAGTAATATATAAGACC
Encoded proteins:
- the LOC134936380 gene encoding beta-1,3-galactosyltransferase 2-like, whose protein sequence is MGIPSEKKNPSAAHLCCGHWKRRSKSAIFVIFVMLLSYIYHSTIKTRRDIFSFPNTTSVPWKRSTAMFPYLIEEDKKCTSGPPFLLLLIPSRPEETQTRNVLRKTWANETLMEGVHITRLFLLGRPTSNENGIQEKVIQESSMFHDIIQQDFIDSYNNLTLKTLMGMEWTSRLCPGVSYVMKIDTDMFFNPWFLVEKVLQPKTPPRVNYFTGLVVIGGPPFRDKGSKWYVSFEAYSKNIYPPYCSGTGYVLSGDLAEKIYMQAESLNIFPFEDVFVGICLEKIGIQISKPAGNWFLGEKIEYSRCQFAKLITVHRFTPDELLKLWPDFTEAVKTCS